The following proteins are co-located in the Armatimonadota bacterium genome:
- the metG gene encoding methionine--tRNA ligase — MSGRFYITTAIDYVNASPHIGHAYEKILADVLARYHRLMGEEVYFLTGTDEHGQKIASAAAEAGREVQAFVDENAAQFRALCAALNLSNDDFIRTTDRVRHWPAVHELWRRVAARGDLYKKHYRALYCVQCEAFVTLSELEDGRCPRHLIEPQVIEEENYFFRLSRYRTELRRLFEERPDFVVPPSRAAEMQNLIETLEDISVSRPVEKLRWGIPVPDDPSHVIYVWFDALTNYLSAIGFAQDEARFRTWWPAHHLIGKDINRFHSLLWPAMLLSAGVEVPRQVLVHGFLTVEGQKISKTLGNVIDPVAVARELAAQSGAEVEVCVDALRYFLLREIPFGEDGDFSRAQLAHRFNADLANDYGNLLNRTLPLVERCCEGVIPEAGAEEGADAALRQSAQDLVNAVLEHVHRYDFPRALGAVWQLLAAANRYLDQEAPWSLYRAGRRERAATVLRNALEALRVATVLLEPVMPSATLKVWSQLGYPQFEQRAREIRARGGPYRGTGLRVEDARTWRWLRPGTRVRPGPPIFPRIETRLQIPAAEEEKMPETVSIEEFRKLDLRVAKVLEAERVPGTDKLIRAKVDLGGEVRTIVTGLLPHYTPEELVGKTIVVVANLEPRRVRGVESQGMLLAAEWEGRIVLVTLDRDLPPGARVT; from the coding sequence GTGTCGGGTCGGTTCTACATCACCACCGCCATCGACTACGTGAACGCGAGCCCCCACATCGGGCACGCGTACGAGAAAATTCTGGCAGACGTGCTCGCCCGTTACCACCGGCTGATGGGCGAGGAGGTCTACTTTCTCACGGGGACGGACGAGCATGGCCAGAAGATCGCCTCCGCGGCCGCGGAGGCAGGCCGGGAGGTCCAGGCGTTCGTGGACGAGAATGCGGCTCAGTTCCGGGCCCTGTGCGCGGCCCTGAACCTCTCCAACGACGACTTCATCCGCACCACGGATCGCGTCCGCCACTGGCCCGCGGTGCACGAGCTCTGGCGTCGGGTGGCCGCCCGGGGGGACCTCTACAAGAAGCACTACCGGGCCCTGTACTGCGTGCAGTGCGAGGCCTTCGTGACCCTGAGCGAGCTCGAGGACGGCCGCTGTCCCCGCCACCTCATCGAGCCCCAGGTGATCGAGGAGGAGAACTACTTCTTCCGGCTCTCCCGCTACCGCACCGAGCTGCGCCGCCTGTTCGAGGAGCGGCCCGATTTCGTGGTGCCGCCTTCCCGGGCCGCGGAGATGCAGAACCTCATCGAGACCCTCGAGGACATCTCCGTCTCCCGGCCGGTGGAGAAGCTCCGGTGGGGGATCCCCGTGCCGGACGATCCTTCCCACGTGATCTATGTGTGGTTCGATGCCCTCACCAACTATCTCAGCGCCATCGGGTTTGCCCAGGATGAAGCGCGCTTCCGGACCTGGTGGCCCGCCCACCACCTCATCGGGAAGGACATCAACCGGTTCCACTCTCTCCTCTGGCCGGCCATGCTGCTGAGCGCCGGGGTGGAGGTCCCGCGGCAGGTACTGGTGCACGGGTTCCTCACCGTCGAGGGCCAGAAGATCAGCAAAACCCTGGGCAACGTCATCGACCCCGTGGCGGTGGCCCGGGAACTGGCGGCGCAGAGCGGGGCGGAAGTGGAGGTGTGCGTGGATGCCCTGCGCTACTTCCTCCTTCGGGAGATCCCCTTCGGGGAGGACGGAGACTTCAGCCGCGCGCAGCTGGCGCACCGGTTCAACGCGGACCTCGCCAACGACTACGGGAATCTCCTCAACCGAACCCTGCCCCTCGTGGAGCGCTGCTGCGAAGGGGTGATCCCGGAAGCGGGCGCGGAGGAGGGGGCGGACGCGGCCCTGCGACAGAGTGCACAGGATCTAGTGAATGCAGTGCTGGAGCACGTACACCGGTACGATTTCCCGCGGGCCCTGGGAGCCGTCTGGCAGCTCCTGGCCGCCGCGAATCGCTACCTGGACCAGGAGGCGCCCTGGAGCCTGTACCGGGCAGGGCGAAGGGAACGGGCGGCCACGGTCCTCCGCAACGCCCTGGAAGCCCTGCGGGTGGCCACGGTGCTCCTGGAGCCCGTGATGCCCTCCGCCACCCTGAAGGTCTGGTCGCAGTTGGGATACCCCCAGTTCGAGCAGCGGGCGAGGGAGATCCGGGCACGGGGAGGCCCCTACCGGGGAACGGGGCTACGGGTGGAGGACGCCCGCACCTGGCGGTGGCTTCGGCCCGGGACCAGAGTTCGGCCCGGTCCTCCCATCTTTCCCCGCATCGAGACCCGCCTCCAGATCCCGGCAGCGGAGGAGGAGAAGATGCCGGAGACCGTCTCCATCGAGGAGTTCCGGAAGCTGGATCTGCGGGTGGCCAAGGTGCTGGAGGCCGAGCGGGTGCCCGGTACGGACAAGCTCATTCGGGCGAAGGTGGATCTGGGCGGTGAGGTGCGCACCATCGTCACGGGTCTATTGCCCCACTACACACCGGAAGAGCTGGTGGGAAAGACCATCGTGGTGGTCGCGAACCTCGAGCCGCGCCGGGTGCGGGGCGTGGAGTCGCAGGGCATGCTGCTCGCCGCGGAGTGGGAGGGGCGGATCGTCCTCGTGACCCTGGATCGGGACCTTCCGCCGGGAGCCCGGGTGACGTGA
- a CDS encoding HD domain-containing phosphohydrolase, with the protein MSEAQSSQLLRVLCVEDVEDDAVLLARLLQRSGWTVRWHRVDSAASLAEALRAEAWDVVLCDYRMPGFNAHEALRIVRAHDPDLPFLVVSGTVGEELAVEMMRAGANDYVMKDNLTRLPAAIARELREAEVRRARRQAEAQARLLWQAVEQGSSLVLVMDPERRVTYVNRRWTEVTGIPAEEVLGRPVEEIGLLISLPDELRREIRKAVESGKGWRGEVQVRRKDGSPAWVMLAISALWDETGQTFRFVCVAEDVTPLVEAEERERRLRERLERQVHRLQALRLVDTAITGSFDLRITLNVILDQLTIHLGVEAAAVLLLDPGTASFRAVVARGLRRDLVTQGVRIGEGLVGRVVLGRERLHVPNLSEVPGSREARLVAEGFRAYCALPLTIKGQVLGVLETLSRKDFPDDPEWWEFLEALAGQAAVAIDNGTLLENLQRANLELQRAYDATLEGWSRAMDLRDRETEGHTQRVAELTVALARAMGVAESEIVHIRRGALLHDIGKIGVPDEILRKPGPLTEEEWAIMRLHPVYAYRWLAGIEFLRPALDIPYAHHERWDGTGYPRGLRGEEIPLSARIFAVVDVYDALTSERPYRPAWSREKALQYIREQAGKQFDPAVVEAFLRLMEEEPFTLPEPGAAGPP; encoded by the coding sequence ATGTCGGAGGCGCAATCCTCGCAGCTCCTGCGGGTCCTCTGCGTGGAGGACGTGGAGGACGATGCGGTGCTGCTCGCGCGGCTCCTCCAGCGCAGCGGATGGACGGTACGGTGGCACCGGGTGGACTCCGCGGCAAGCCTCGCCGAGGCCTTACGCGCAGAGGCCTGGGACGTGGTGCTGTGCGACTACCGGATGCCCGGTTTCAACGCCCACGAGGCCCTGCGGATCGTGCGGGCGCACGATCCGGATCTTCCCTTCCTCGTGGTGAGCGGGACCGTGGGCGAGGAGCTGGCGGTGGAGATGATGCGGGCCGGGGCCAACGACTACGTGATGAAAGACAACCTCACCCGGCTCCCCGCGGCCATAGCCCGGGAGCTGCGGGAGGCGGAGGTCCGGCGGGCCCGGCGGCAGGCGGAAGCGCAGGCCCGGCTCCTGTGGCAGGCGGTGGAGCAGGGATCGAGTCTGGTCCTGGTGATGGATCCCGAACGGCGCGTGACCTACGTGAACCGGCGATGGACAGAGGTCACAGGGATTCCGGCGGAAGAGGTCCTGGGAAGGCCCGTAGAGGAGATCGGACTCCTCATCTCCCTCCCGGACGAGCTGCGTCGGGAGATCCGGAAGGCGGTGGAATCCGGCAAGGGCTGGCGGGGAGAGGTGCAGGTGCGGAGGAAGGATGGGAGTCCCGCGTGGGTCATGCTGGCCATCTCCGCCCTTTGGGACGAGACGGGCCAAACCTTCCGATTCGTCTGCGTGGCGGAGGACGTCACCCCGCTCGTCGAGGCGGAGGAACGGGAGCGCCGGCTGCGGGAGCGGCTGGAGCGACAGGTGCACCGACTCCAAGCCCTACGCCTGGTGGACACCGCCATCACCGGCAGCTTTGATCTGCGGATCACCCTCAACGTGATCCTGGATCAGCTCACCATCCACCTCGGCGTGGAGGCCGCCGCGGTGCTGCTGCTGGACCCCGGTACCGCTTCCTTCCGGGCCGTGGTCGCCCGGGGGCTGCGGCGGGACCTGGTGACCCAGGGGGTGCGGATCGGCGAGGGGCTGGTGGGCCGGGTGGTCCTGGGCCGAGAGCGCTTGCACGTCCCCAACCTCTCGGAAGTGCCCGGGAGCCGGGAAGCCCGGCTCGTGGCGGAAGGGTTCCGGGCCTACTGCGCGCTGCCGCTTACGATCAAAGGCCAGGTCCTGGGCGTGCTGGAAACCCTCTCGCGCAAAGACTTCCCGGACGATCCCGAGTGGTGGGAGTTCCTGGAAGCCCTGGCAGGCCAGGCCGCGGTGGCCATCGACAACGGCACCCTGCTCGAGAACCTGCAACGGGCCAACCTGGAGCTGCAGAGGGCCTACGATGCCACCCTGGAAGGATGGTCCCGGGCCATGGACCTGCGGGATCGGGAGACGGAGGGGCACACCCAGCGGGTGGCGGAGCTCACGGTGGCCCTGGCCCGGGCCATGGGGGTTGCGGAATCCGAGATCGTGCACATCCGGCGCGGGGCCCTGCTGCACGACATCGGCAAGATCGGGGTCCCGGACGAGATCCTGCGCAAGCCCGGCCCCCTCACGGAAGAGGAGTGGGCGATCATGCGTCTGCATCCCGTGTACGCCTATCGGTGGCTCGCGGGCATCGAATTCCTCCGCCCCGCCCTCGACATCCCGTACGCTCACCACGAGCGGTGGGATGGCACCGGATACCCGCGGGGGCTGCGGGGAGAGGAGATCCCGCTTTCGGCCCGCATCTTCGCGGTGGTGGACGTCTACGACGCCCTCACCTCCGAGCGTCCCTACCGGCCCGCCTGGTCCAGAGAGAAGGCCCTGCAGTACATCCGGGAGCAGGCGGGGAAGCAGTTCGATCCGGCCGTGGTGGAGGCGTTCCTGCGCTTGATGGAGGAAGAGCCCTTCACCCTCCCAGAGCCCGGCGCCGCCGGTCCTCCGTGA
- a CDS encoding 2-oxoacid:acceptor oxidoreductase subunit alpha, with protein sequence MSGRANRVKVLVGGVQLRDGVSTVTEILGRIFTRAGLFAVAMERGYASTIYGAHQYDPILVADQPPLSYGDPVYDVLVALEYDSNPDAPEQPNRDTVLRHGPNLRDGGILLYDSSTGEIPTESLRARGVKVFPVPARKIALTELKREIVKNIIMTGALFRLLGFDGDFTHLRQLLEERFGRKGRDVVELNLRAAQRGREAVERVLAEQGYTLEVRLEPRPRGRRAVYISGNDCLGIGAIQGGVRFYAGYPITPASGILEFMERWLPRYGGRVLQGQNERESIRAAIGASLAGVRAMVGSSGPGISLKVEEFGVIGATETPVIIVDAQRAGPSTGMPTRPEQGDLNLVTGGAHGDIPRIVLAPSTVEECYTLMLEACELADKYQCPVFFLTDLNLSEGRKTVPEDLFAQRPPIRRHGILREEEVRGRPYRRYEVTPSGISPRVLPGTPGVVFKSSGVEHDEFGFVTIDPRKRAAQMDKRMRKLETYLREDAKPPYVFGETRGNPVMVGWGNTRPVLQEAREILLRRGIPVALVHFTHIYPLPKHLVEPLFADAGPVVVVEQNYSGQFADLLQRELLIRTRRVLKYNGIPLYPTEVADAVQRALRQEGAVVRIGSPEPVKVEVGGDGAEGH encoded by the coding sequence ATGAGTGGGCGGGCGAACCGGGTGAAGGTCCTCGTGGGGGGGGTCCAGCTGCGGGACGGTGTGTCCACGGTCACGGAGATCCTCGGCCGCATCTTCACCCGTGCAGGCCTGTTCGCCGTCGCCATGGAACGGGGGTACGCTTCCACCATCTACGGCGCCCACCAGTACGATCCCATCCTGGTCGCGGACCAACCTCCTCTCTCGTACGGAGACCCCGTCTACGACGTTCTGGTGGCCCTGGAATACGACAGCAACCCGGACGCCCCCGAGCAGCCGAACCGGGACACGGTGTTGCGACACGGCCCGAACCTGCGGGACGGGGGGATCCTCCTGTACGACTCTTCCACGGGGGAGATCCCCACGGAGTCCCTCAGGGCGCGGGGGGTGAAGGTCTTCCCCGTCCCCGCCCGCAAGATCGCCCTGACGGAGCTCAAGCGAGAGATCGTGAAGAACATCATCATGACGGGCGCCCTGTTCCGGCTGCTGGGCTTCGATGGGGACTTCACCCACCTGCGCCAGCTCCTCGAGGAACGGTTCGGACGGAAGGGGCGGGATGTGGTGGAGCTCAACCTGCGGGCGGCCCAGCGGGGCCGCGAGGCGGTGGAGCGGGTGCTGGCGGAGCAGGGCTATACCCTGGAGGTGCGGCTGGAGCCGAGGCCGCGCGGGCGCCGGGCGGTGTACATCTCCGGCAACGACTGCCTGGGGATCGGGGCCATCCAGGGAGGCGTGCGGTTCTACGCGGGCTATCCCATCACACCCGCAAGCGGCATCCTGGAGTTCATGGAGCGGTGGCTCCCCCGGTATGGAGGACGCGTCCTGCAGGGACAGAACGAGCGGGAGTCCATCCGGGCCGCCATCGGCGCCTCCCTGGCGGGAGTCCGGGCGATGGTGGGGAGTTCGGGACCCGGCATCTCCCTGAAGGTGGAGGAGTTCGGGGTGATCGGGGCCACGGAGACGCCCGTGATCATCGTGGACGCGCAGAGGGCAGGGCCGTCCACGGGCATGCCCACCCGGCCCGAGCAGGGAGACCTGAACCTGGTCACCGGGGGTGCCCACGGGGACATCCCCCGGATCGTGCTGGCCCCCTCCACGGTGGAGGAGTGCTACACTCTGATGCTGGAAGCCTGCGAACTGGCGGACAAGTACCAGTGCCCGGTCTTCTTCCTCACGGACCTGAACCTCTCGGAGGGACGGAAGACGGTGCCCGAGGACCTGTTCGCCCAGCGTCCGCCCATCCGGCGGCACGGGATCCTGCGGGAGGAGGAGGTGCGAGGACGTCCCTACCGTCGGTACGAGGTGACGCCCTCCGGGATCTCGCCCCGAGTCCTGCCCGGCACCCCGGGCGTCGTCTTCAAGTCCTCGGGGGTGGAGCACGACGAGTTCGGGTTCGTCACCATTGACCCGCGCAAGCGCGCCGCCCAGATGGACAAGCGCATGCGGAAGCTGGAGACCTACCTCCGGGAGGACGCAAAGCCCCCCTATGTCTTCGGGGAGACCCGCGGGAATCCCGTGATGGTGGGCTGGGGGAACACGCGCCCCGTGCTCCAGGAGGCCCGGGAGATCCTCCTCCGGCGGGGGATCCCCGTGGCCCTGGTGCACTTCACCCACATCTACCCCCTGCCCAAACACCTGGTGGAGCCCCTCTTTGCGGACGCGGGGCCCGTGGTGGTGGTGGAGCAGAACTACAGCGGGCAGTTCGCGGATCTGTTGCAGCGGGAGCTCCTGATCCGGACCCGGCGGGTGCTGAAGTACAACGGGATTCCCCTCTATCCCACGGAAGTGGCGGATGCGGTGCAGAGGGCGCTCCGCCAAGAGGGGGCGGTGGTGCGGATCGGGAGCCCGGAGCCGGTGAAGGTGGAGGTAGGCGGAGATGGAGCCGAAGGCCATTAA
- a CDS encoding thiamine pyrophosphate-dependent enzyme — protein sequence MEPKAIKVWEENAVPKHRIQWCPGCGDFGVLAALKQALVELEITPHELVLVGGIGCSGNIRNYLNGNAFHGTHGGPLAYALGIKMANPHLQVICLAGDGDTFAIGVENFVHTCRRDPDMVLLVMNNGVYGLTKGQDSPTAGLGKSVEVWSEEHPPMVDPVLLALASEATFVAQSFSGDVKHTARMIVEAFQHPGFAFINDFSPCVTYNKFNTYEWFREHVEPVPPDHDPSDRDAAWRLVRDFARRGKIPLGVIYRNPRPRAEARRLPVWEGELADVDVEPILATFR from the coding sequence ATGGAGCCGAAGGCCATTAAGGTCTGGGAGGAGAACGCGGTCCCCAAGCATCGCATCCAGTGGTGCCCGGGATGCGGGGACTTCGGCGTGCTGGCCGCCCTCAAGCAGGCCCTGGTGGAGCTGGAGATCACGCCGCATGAGCTCGTGCTCGTGGGGGGGATCGGCTGCAGCGGGAACATCCGCAACTACCTGAACGGCAACGCCTTCCACGGAACCCACGGAGGGCCCTTGGCCTACGCCCTCGGCATCAAGATGGCGAACCCGCACCTCCAGGTGATCTGCCTCGCAGGAGACGGGGACACCTTCGCCATCGGGGTGGAGAACTTCGTGCACACCTGCCGGCGGGATCCGGACATGGTGTTGCTCGTGATGAACAACGGGGTGTACGGCCTCACGAAAGGGCAGGATTCTCCTACCGCAGGGCTCGGGAAGAGCGTGGAGGTCTGGAGCGAGGAACATCCCCCCATGGTGGACCCCGTGCTCCTGGCCCTGGCGAGCGAGGCCACCTTCGTGGCCCAGTCCTTCAGCGGGGATGTGAAGCACACGGCCCGGATGATCGTGGAGGCCTTCCAGCATCCGGGGTTCGCCTTCATCAACGACTTCTCCCCCTGCGTTACATACAACAAGTTCAACACGTACGAGTGGTTCCGGGAGCACGTGGAGCCCGTTCCCCCAGACCACGATCCCTCGGACCGGGACGCGGCCTGGCGGCTCGTGCGGGACTTCGCCCGCCGCGGCAAGATCCCCCTCGGGGTGATCTACCGGAACCCGCGCCCGCGCGCGGAGGCCCGGCGCCTCCCCGTCTGGGAGGGGGAGTTGGCGGACGTGGACGTGGAGCCGATCCTGGCGACTTTCCGGTAG
- a CDS encoding TatD family hydrolase, protein MIDTHLHLDDPRFDADRDAVVERSLRAGVRILITMGVDLASSRRAVALAERYPAVYAAVGIHPNHAHQARPGDFAAIAELAQHPKVVAIGECGLDYGRDRCPREVQQENLRRHAHLANALRKPLVIHNREAHADILRILEEEGAWRVVMHMFTGPPEHALTCARRGYWMGVGGVVTYPNAQGVREAVRWIPDGLLLVETDAPYLAPHPDRSKRNEPAFLPRIVEALAAARAQGTETVASLVERNARRCFGL, encoded by the coding sequence GTGATCGATACCCACCTCCACCTGGACGATCCGCGGTTCGACGCGGACCGGGATGCGGTGGTGGAGCGCTCGCTCCGGGCCGGGGTCCGGATCCTGATCACCATGGGGGTGGATCTTGCGAGCAGTCGCCGGGCCGTGGCGCTCGCGGAGCGCTATCCTGCGGTGTACGCGGCGGTGGGGATTCATCCCAACCACGCCCACCAGGCCCGTCCCGGGGACTTCGCGGCCATCGCGGAGCTGGCACAACACCCGAAAGTGGTGGCCATCGGCGAGTGCGGCCTCGACTACGGGCGGGATCGGTGTCCGCGGGAGGTCCAGCAGGAGAACCTGCGCCGCCACGCACACCTGGCGAATGCGCTCCGAAAGCCCCTCGTGATCCACAACCGCGAGGCCCACGCGGACATCCTGCGCATCCTCGAGGAGGAAGGCGCTTGGCGGGTGGTGATGCATATGTTCACGGGGCCTCCTGAACACGCCCTGACGTGCGCCCGGAGGGGATACTGGATGGGGGTGGGTGGGGTGGTCACGTACCCGAACGCGCAGGGAGTCCGGGAGGCGGTGCGTTGGATCCCGGATGGGCTGCTTTTGGTGGAGACCGATGCGCCGTACCTCGCCCCGCACCCGGATCGGAGCAAGCGCAACGAGCCCGCGTTTCTCCCCCGCATCGTGGAAGCCTTGGCCGCGGCCCGGGCGCAGGGAACCGAAACGGTGGCATCCCTCGTAGAGCGCAACGCACGGAGATGCTTCGGTCTGTAG
- the odhB gene encoding 2-oxoglutarate dehydrogenase complex dihydrolipoyllysine-residue succinyltransferase, with product MAELVVPQMGESVLEATVARWLKREGERVEVGEAVVELETEKVNVEVGAEMAGVLARIVRREGETVRPGEVLGVIEPVSAPEPPRGEIPQPRVAESPPSPPEPEAPTPRATPLARQLATEHGLDLSGVSGTGPGGRITREDVEAAVAAQQPAPVVERPRAPERREERVRMSARRRTIARRLVEAQREAAMLTTFNEVDMTELLALRGRLNERLAPRGLRLGITAFFVKAVIPALREFPRLNAEVQGEEMVLKYYYDIGVAVGDPEGLVVPVVRDADRKSLLDVEREIQAYAEKAAQGRLTPEDLRGGTFTITNGGVFGSLLSTPILNPPQVGILGLHRIEERAVVRAGQVVVRPMMYVALTYDHRLVDGREAVQFLVRIKELVEDPDLLLASL from the coding sequence GTGGCGGAGCTTGTGGTCCCGCAGATGGGGGAGTCCGTCCTCGAGGCCACCGTGGCCCGATGGCTCAAGCGGGAGGGCGAGCGGGTGGAGGTGGGCGAGGCGGTGGTGGAGCTGGAGACCGAGAAGGTGAACGTGGAGGTGGGCGCGGAGATGGCAGGGGTGCTCGCCCGGATCGTGCGTCGGGAGGGGGAGACCGTCCGACCCGGAGAGGTGCTCGGGGTAATCGAGCCGGTCTCCGCTCCCGAGCCTCCCCGGGGGGAGATCCCGCAGCCGCGGGTGGCCGAGTCTCCTCCGTCCCCGCCCGAACCGGAGGCTCCGACGCCGCGGGCCACGCCCCTCGCCCGTCAGCTGGCCACAGAACACGGCCTGGATCTCTCCGGGGTCTCCGGTACGGGTCCGGGAGGCCGCATCACCCGCGAGGACGTGGAGGCCGCCGTCGCCGCCCAACAGCCGGCTCCCGTCGTGGAGCGGCCGCGGGCGCCGGAGCGCCGCGAGGAACGGGTCCGGATGTCCGCGCGCCGACGTACCATCGCCCGCCGCCTGGTGGAGGCCCAGCGGGAGGCCGCCATGCTCACCACCTTCAACGAGGTGGACATGACGGAGCTTCTGGCCCTCCGCGGGCGGCTCAACGAGCGGCTCGCCCCCCGGGGACTGCGGCTTGGGATCACCGCTTTCTTCGTGAAGGCGGTGATTCCGGCATTGCGGGAGTTCCCCCGCCTCAACGCGGAGGTCCAGGGTGAGGAGATGGTTCTGAAGTACTACTACGACATCGGGGTAGCGGTGGGAGATCCCGAGGGACTGGTGGTTCCGGTGGTACGAGACGCGGATCGCAAGAGCCTCCTGGACGTGGAGCGGGAGATCCAGGCCTATGCGGAGAAGGCCGCGCAGGGACGGCTCACCCCCGAAGACCTCCGGGGCGGGACCTTCACCATCACCAACGGCGGGGTATTCGGATCCCTCCTCAGCACCCCCATCCTCAACCCCCCCCAGGTGGGGATCCTGGGCCTGCACCGGATCGAGGAGCGAGCCGTGGTCCGGGCAGGACAGGTGGTGGTGCGTCCCATGATGTACGTGGCCCTCACCTACGACCATCGCCTCGTGGACGGCCGGGAGGCCGTGCAGTTCCTGGTCCGGATCAAGGAACTCGTGGAGGATCCGGACTTGCTCCTCGCGTCCCTCTGA
- a CDS encoding M48 family metalloprotease translates to MLRSVAVLLSVLLLAVPGISQTAEDRSEVEQGRRAAQQVERALRVVTDPAVAGRVERIGKAVSAQTERPQLPWTFRVVEHRFPNAVALPGGFVYVTSAMLQLVRTDHELAGLLAHEAAHVARRHHRRMAQEALRTNLLVMLVAVLVRDPRLATGAQLLGGGILSAFSRDLEREADVAAVGYVQRTPWHPVGVLTLLERLAREESLSANPDPGAFRTHPTWEERIRAVQEELARRGIPLHRRVSAGFLRVTIGGDGSVGEVMVNGEVVMRLAGGKARAEEVAARLDRAFNEDPSPLEVEAVGILDEWSVRIGGVPIVVITDQDARLLDRPRREIAQDYAAALRRVITEDRRRRALGG, encoded by the coding sequence ATGCTTCGGTCTGTAGCCGTCCTTCTGAGCGTGCTGCTCCTCGCGGTCCCCGGGATCTCGCAGACCGCGGAGGACCGATCGGAGGTGGAGCAGGGCCGCCGGGCCGCCCAGCAGGTGGAGCGGGCCCTGCGGGTGGTGACGGATCCCGCGGTGGCGGGTCGGGTGGAGCGGATCGGGAAGGCGGTGTCGGCTCAAACAGAGCGGCCGCAGCTTCCCTGGACCTTCCGGGTGGTGGAGCATCGGTTCCCCAATGCGGTGGCCCTGCCGGGCGGATTCGTGTACGTCACGAGCGCCATGCTGCAGCTCGTGCGCACGGACCACGAGCTCGCGGGCCTGCTGGCCCATGAGGCGGCGCATGTGGCGCGGCGGCATCACCGTCGCATGGCCCAGGAGGCGCTGCGCACCAACCTCCTCGTGATGCTGGTGGCGGTGCTGGTGCGGGATCCCAGATTGGCTACGGGCGCGCAGCTGTTGGGCGGGGGGATCCTGAGCGCCTTCTCGCGGGACCTGGAGCGGGAGGCGGATGTGGCCGCGGTCGGGTATGTGCAGCGCACCCCCTGGCATCCCGTGGGCGTGCTTACCCTGCTGGAGCGGCTTGCTCGGGAGGAGAGTCTATCCGCGAACCCCGATCCCGGGGCCTTCCGCACGCACCCGACCTGGGAGGAACGCATCCGGGCGGTGCAGGAGGAGCTGGCCCGCCGGGGAATTCCCCTGCATCGCCGGGTCTCCGCGGGATTCCTGCGGGTCACCATCGGGGGGGATGGGTCCGTGGGCGAGGTGATGGTGAACGGGGAGGTGGTCATGCGTCTTGCGGGCGGGAAGGCGCGGGCGGAGGAGGTGGCAGCCCGGCTGGATCGGGCCTTCAACGAGGATCCTTCTCCCCTGGAGGTGGAGGCGGTCGGGATCCTGGACGAGTGGTCGGTGCGGATCGGAGGCGTTCCCATCGTGGTGATCACGGACCAGGACGCACGGCTTTTGGACCGGCCCCGACGGGAGATCGCCCAGGATTACGCCGCGGCCCTCCGGCGGGTGATCACGGAGGACCGGCGGCGCCGGGCTCTGGGAGGGTGA
- a CDS encoding response regulator, with product MRPKTILLVEDNPDDVALTLRALRAHHLVNEVVVAEDGAEALEYLFGTGKYTGRDPRELPALVLLDLKLPKLDGLEVLQRIRADERTRLVPVVVLTSSREEQDLVASYRLGCNSYVRKPVDFQQFTEAVRQLGLYWLLLNEPPPVR from the coding sequence ATGCGGCCCAAGACCATCTTGCTGGTGGAGGATAACCCGGACGACGTGGCCCTCACCCTCCGAGCCCTGAGGGCGCATCACCTCGTCAACGAGGTCGTGGTGGCGGAGGACGGTGCGGAAGCCCTGGAGTACCTGTTCGGGACCGGGAAGTACACGGGCCGGGACCCACGGGAGCTGCCGGCCCTGGTGCTGCTGGACCTGAAGCTCCCGAAGCTCGACGGGCTGGAGGTCCTGCAGCGCATCCGGGCCGACGAGCGCACGCGGCTTGTCCCTGTGGTGGTGCTTACCTCCTCCCGGGAGGAGCAGGACCTCGTGGCGAGCTACCGCCTGGGCTGTAACAGCTATGTGCGCAAGCCCGTAGACTTCCAGCAGTTCACGGAGGCGGTGCGCCAGCTGGGCCTCTATTGGCTGCTGCTCAACGAGCCACCGCCCGTGCGGTGA